The following coding sequences lie in one Primulina huaijiensis isolate GDHJ02 chromosome 2, ASM1229523v2, whole genome shotgun sequence genomic window:
- the LOC140958706 gene encoding EPIDERMAL PATTERNING FACTOR-like protein 5, whose protein sequence is MTEHRRHRRDIVVSFATMVTLAFLLLASIPALGFNPTLHLISVGERKKIREEVADAVTTRRRLAGLGSSPPTCRSKCGWCSPCKPVHLPIHPGLFRPLEYYPEAWRCKCGNKLFMP, encoded by the exons ATGACCGAACACCGCCGTCATCGGAGGGATATCGTCGTTTCCTTTGCAACCATGGTCACCCTAGCTTTTCTCCTACTTGCTTCGATACCAGCTCTTGGCTTCAACCCAACTCTTCATCTAATTA GTGTTGGAGAGAGGAAGAAGATTAGAGAGGAGGTGGCCGATGCGGTTACGACACGGCGGCGACTGGCTGGTCTGGGCTCATCACCGCCGACTTGCAGATCAAAATGTGGGTGGTGCTCGCCGTGTAAGCCGGTGCACCTCCCGATTCATCCTGGGTTGTTTAGGCCATTAGAGTACTATCCAGAAGCTTGGCGATGCAAGTGTGGGAACAAGCTTTTCATGCCTTAA